In the genome of Henningerozyma blattae CBS 6284 chromosome 5, complete genome, one region contains:
- the TBLA0E03440 gene encoding zinc-dependent alcohol dehydrogenase (similar to Saccharomyces cerevisiae ADH5 (YBR145W) and ADH1 (YOL086C); ancestral locus Anc_3.118) codes for MSAPVIPQTQKAVIFYKNGGPLEYKDVPVPTPKPNEILINIKYSGVCHTDLHAWKGDWPLDTKLPLIGGHEGAGVVVGMGSNVKGWKIGDYAGVKWLNGSCMSCEECELSNESNCPEADLSGYTHDGSFQEYCTADAVQAARIPQGTDLAQVAPLLCAGVTVYKALKSADLAAGQWVAISGACGGLGSLAIQFAKAMGLRVLGIDGGEEKKKMFHELGGEVFLDFRLEKDMEAAIIKATNGGAHGVINVSVSEAAIESSTRYVRSNGTVVLVGLPANAYCKSEVFAQVVKSYKIVGSYVGNRADTREALDFFSRGLVKSPIHIVGLSTLPEIYEKMEKGQIVGRYVVDTTK; via the coding sequence atgtctgCCCCAGTTATCCCACAAACTCAAAAAGCTGTTATCTTTTATAAAAACGGTGGTCCATTAGAATACAAAGATGTTCCAGTCCCAACCCCAAAgccaaatgaaattttgattAACATCAAATACTCTGGTGTTTGTCACACTGATCTGCATGCTTGGAAAGGTGATTGGCCATTGGATACCAAATTGCCTTTAATTGGTGGTCACGAAGGTGCTGGTGTTGTTGTTGGTATGGGTTCTAATGTTAAAGGTTGGAAGATTGGTGATTATGCTGGTGTTAAATGGTTAAACGGTTCTTGTATGTCCTGTGAAGAATGTGAATTGTCCAACGAATCCAACTGTCCAGAAGCTGATTTGTCTGGTTACACCCACGATGGTTCTTTCCAAGAATACTGTACCGCTGATGCTGTTCAAGCTGCCAGAATCCCACAAGGTACTGATTTGGCTCAAGTAGCCCCACTTTTATGTGCTGGTGTTACTGTTTACAAGGCTTTGAAATCTGCTGATTTAGCTGCTGGCCAATGGGTTGCCATCTCTGGTGCTTGTGGTGGTCTAGGTTCTTTAGCCATTCAATTCGCTAAAGCTATGGGGTTGAGAGTTTTAGGTATTGATGGTGGtgaagaaaagaagaagatgttCCATGAATTAGGTGGTGAAGTTTTCTTGGATTTCAGATTAGAAAAGGATATGGAAGCTGCTATCATCAAGGCTACCAACGGTGGTGCTCATGGTGTTATTAACGTTTCTGTCTCTGAAGCCGCTATTGAATCTTCCACAAGATATGTCAGATCCAACGGTACCGTTGTATTGGTTGGTTTACCAGCTAATGCTTACTGTAAATCCGAAGTCTTCGCTCAAGTCGTTAAGTCCTACAAGATTGTTGGTTCTTACGTCGGTAACAGAGCTGATACCAGAGAAGCTTTAGACTTCTTCTCCAGAGGTTTAGTTAAATCTCCAATCCACATTGTCGGTTTATCTACTTTACCAGAAATTTACGAAAAGATGGAAAAGGGTCAAATTGTTGGTAGATACGTTGTCGACACCACTAAATAA
- the TBLA0E03430 gene encoding zinc-dependent alcohol dehydrogenase has protein sequence MSAPVIPKTQKAVIFYESGGALEYKDVPVPTPKPNEILINIKYSGVCHTDLHAWKGDWPLDTKLPLIGGHEGAGVVVGMGANVRGWKIGDYAGVKWLNGSCMSCEECELSNESNCPEADLSGYTHDGSFQEYCTADAVQAARIPQGADLAEVAPILCAGVTVYKALKSADLAAGEWVAISGACGGLGSLAVQFAKAMGLRVLGIDGGEEKKKMFHEMGGEVFLDFRLEKDMEAAVIKATNGGAHGVINVSVSEAAIEASTRYVRSNGTVVLVGLPANAYCKSEVFSQVVKSYKIVGSYVGNRADTREALDFFVRGLVKSPIHIVGLSTLPEIYEKMEKGQIVGRYVVDTTK, from the coding sequence atgtctGCTCCAGTTATCCCAAAGACTCAAAAAGCTGTTATCTTCTACGAAAGCGGTGGTGCTTTAGAATACAAAGATGTTCCAGTCCCAACCCCAAAgccaaatgaaattttgattAACATCAAATACTCTGGTGTCTGTCACACCGATTTACACGCCTGGAAGGGTGACTGGCCATTGGACACCAAATTGCCTTTAATTGGTGGTCACGAAGGTGCTGGTGTTGTTGTTGGTATGGGTGCCAACGTCAGAGGTTGGAAGATTGGTGATTATGCTGGTGTTAAATGGTTAAACGGTTCTTGTATGTCCTGTGAAGAATGTGAATTGTCCAACGAATCCAACTGTCCAGAAGCTGATTTGTCTGGTTACACCCACGATGGTTCTTTCCAAGAATACTGTACCGCTGATGCTGTTCAAGCTGCCAGAATCCCACAAGGTGCTGATTTGGCTGAAGTTGCTCCAATCTTATGTGCTGGTGTTACTGTTTACAAGGCTTTGAAGTCCGCTGACTTAGCCGCCGGTGAATGGGTTGCCATCTCTGGTGCCTGTGGTGGTTTAGGTTCTTTGGCTGTTCAATTCGCCAAGGCTATGGGTTTAAGAGTTTTAGGTATTGATGGTGGtgaagaaaagaagaagatgttCCACGAAATGGGTGGTGAAGTTTTCTTGGATTTCAGATTAGAAAAAGACATGGAAGCTGCTGTCATCAAGGCTACCAACGGTGGTGCTCACGGTGTCATCAACGTTTCTGTCTCTGAAGCTGCTATTGAAGCTTCTACCAGATACGTCAGATCTAACGGTACTGTCGTCTTAGTCGGTTTACCAGCTAATGCTTACTGTAAATCCGAAGTTTTCTCTCAAGTCGTTAAGTCCTACAAGATTGTTGGTTCTTACGTCGGTAACAGAGCTGATACCAGAGAAGCTTTAGACTTCTTCGTCAGAGGTTTAGTTAAATCTCCAATCCACATTGTCGGTTTATCTACTTTACCAGAAATTTACGAAAAGATGGAAAAGGGTCAAATTGTTGGTAGATACGTTGTCGACACCACTAAATAA
- the TBLA0E03450 gene encoding uncharacterized protein has translation MSSNTQIDDSFVIIDIDEQQRVIDSINTYNLRESDIVNDNQSLNVALSNGLQSNSTLADVLITESELDCKKTIQKIKENTPKYYPVVRQSTDKQQRITKNDVKRNICDNKTEIDQNENKCNNDFYNKIIPADSNLTLNKIDTNPNAINYDDNIYDDNDFELRQKLKLLEENIDKSVFTTTNNEMIKIKKSVEQFQFVCCVFFEMFLFFTINFSICFSMIYNSNTDVVYSNKFIMSVFSFSLFVDLVNLSCLHHYTNEEIFLNPPISCYRYINSAKLKISEIEYEELDTYGPIAIIVIKILVGLCLMISDNRIIDIKTSSNELYLFALGLLSAFTIYLLDLLFLVYSGFRVIMEQSKHNF, from the coding sequence atgtctTCAAATACGCAAATCGATGATTCATTTGTAATCATTGATATTGACGAACAACAAAGAGTAATCGATAGTATAAACACATATAACCTTCGAGAGAGTGACATTGTTAATGATAACCAATCTTTAAATGTAGCTCTTTCAAATGGGTTGCAATCAAATTCTACATTAGCTGATGTTTTAATAACAGAATCAGAGTTAGATTGTAAAAAAactattcaaaaaattaaagaaaatactCCAAAATATTATCCTGTTGTAAGACAGAGTACAGATAAACAACaaagaattacaaaaaatgaTGTAAAAAGGAATATTTGTGATAATAAAACAGAAATTGatcaaaatgaaaataaatgtaataatgatttctataataaaataattccTGCTGATAGTAATTTgacattaaataaaattgatacaAACCCAAATGCTATTAATTACgatgataatatttatgatgataatgactTCGAATTGCgccaaaaattaaaactattagaagaaaatattgataaaagTGTTTTcacaacaacaaataatgaaatgataaaaattaaaaaaagtgtagaacaatttcaatttgtttgttgtgttttttttgaaatgtttttatttttcacaattaatttttcaatttgtttttcaatgatttataatagtaatactGATGTtgtttattcaaataaatttattatgtcagtattttcattttcccTCTTTGTTGATTTAGTAAATTTAAGTTGCCTACATCATTATACTAATGAGGAGATTTTCCTAAACCCTCCAATTTCTTGttatagatatattaaTTCTGCAAAGCTGAAAATATCTGAAATAGAATATGAGGAATTAGATACTTATGGGCCAATTGCAATTATTGtcataaaaatattggtaGGTCTTTGTCTAATGATTTCAGATAACagaattattgatataaaaACATCTTCCaatgaattatatttatttgcttTAGGATTATTATCCGCATTCACCATCTATTTACTTgatcttttgtttttagTTTATTCTGGTTTTAGAGTTATTATGGAGCAATCAAAACACAATTTTTag
- the TBLA0E03445 gene encoding uncharacterized protein has product MSMQSINSLYPDVYLQYIEDGYPKVNEDGEGKMKFYVDDEGIYHYIDENSIDNLEGEYSWKNIELNYTTKNSYFNDSIDNDDDNDCQFQNINRPKNIQGKEKKYTSWTPINYFLSEFFLVIFHTGLIMSLKCCGIINENPTKFDFLLYICIALFGLNLIISYFFIGYYLQYKRRYRDIIPKFFQHTYKECYKCPPKDENLRKFNRNPLTKFKTCILVSVSSLIMSCIYISYFYLNKFVVYHDSNNEIQLAKKNIWELVLDL; this is encoded by the coding sequence atgtcAATGCAAAGTATAAACAGTTTATACCCTGATGTATATTTACAGTATATTGAAGATGGATATCCCAAAGTAAATGAAGATGGAGAGGgtaaaatgaaattttatgttgatgatgaaggtatttatcattatatCGATGAAAATAGTATAGACAACTTAGAAGGAGAATATTCATGGAAAAACATTGAACTTAATTATACTACAAAGAACAGTTACTTTAATGATAgtattgataatgatgatgataatgattgccaatttcaaaatatcaatcgaccaaaaaatatacaaggtaaagaaaaaaaatatacatcTTGGACGccaataaattattttttaagtgaattttttttagtgaTATTTCATACTGGGCTTATAATGTCATTAAAATGTTGTGGAATTATTAACGAAAATCCCacaaaatttgattttttattatacatTTGTATAGCTTTATTTGGATTAAATCTAATcatatcatattttttcattggttattatttacaGTATAAACGGCGTTATAGAGATATAATTCCTAAATTTTTCCAACATACATACAAGGAATGTTACAAATGTCCAcctaaagatgaaaatttgAGAAAATTTAATCGTAATCCTTTGactaaatttaaaacatgTATTTTGGTTAGTGTCTCAAGTTTAATTATGAGTTGTATTTacatttcatatttttacttAAATAAATTCGTGGTTTATCATGATTccaataatgaaattcaattggctaaaaaaaatatttgggAATTAGTATTggatttataa
- the MPD2 gene encoding protein disulfide isomerase MPD2 (similar to Saccharomyces cerevisiae MPD2 (YOL088C); ancestral locus Anc_3.111), with the protein MACIKSLIINFLSLTLIPLVLASSNNNASIIDTPKVVTHVSNLTYFYDLVNSQESYTVIKYYTTWCSHCKHLSPIFEKVGQQFGNEGKKNINFIEVDCDEFGSLCRKLDGFPMIQLIKRRLTPNPNVLADIDKERLYKRLWIKFKYAFKNPDWKIDHEYSVFFQGKRNAENIYNFIDVLIQNHENYSMVKKVIDNKFVCEDDSACKIGKTFYQDIIAPIVHSETSSKESIAKHLIDEREKIDLNAELQNEIKKLQEGIVDYFIDALGEDYFMEEASKNEVLEKEAPQNDEL; encoded by the coding sequence ATGGCTTGTatcaaatcattaataataaattttttatcattgaCTTTAATTCCATTAGTTCTAGCGAgttccaataataatgccTCTATTATAGATACTCCGAAAGTTGTAACTCATGTTAGTAATTTAACTTACTTCTATGATTTAGTTAATAGTCAAGAGTCTTATACAGTGATCAAATATTACACTACCTGGTGTAGCCACTGTAAGCATTTAAGTCCAATTTTCGAAAAGGTGGGTCAGCAATTTGGTAACGAAGgtaaaaagaatattaattttattgaagTTGATTGTGATGAATTTGGATCACTTTGCAGAAAATTAGATGGATTTCCCatgattcaattaattaaacGCAGATTAACTCCAAATCCAAATGTTTTGGCtgatattgataaagaACGTCTTTACAAACGTCTATGgattaaattcaaatatgcCTTTAAGAACCCAGATTGGAAAATTGATCATGAATATTCTGTTTTTTTCCAAGGTAAAAGAAATgctgaaaatatttataattttattgatgTCTTGATTCAAAATCACGAAAATTATTCGATGGTAAAGAAGgttattgataataagTTTGTTTGTGAAGATGATAGTGCATGCAAAATAGGTAAAACGTTCTATCAAGACATCATCGCACCAATAGTTCATTCTGAAACTTCTTCGAAGGAAAGTATTGCTAAACATTTGATCGACGAgagagaaaaaattgaCTTGAACGCTGAACTACagaatgaaattaaaaaattacaagaaggtattgttgattattttatagATGCTCTAGGTGAAGATTATTTCATGGAAGAAGCTTCCAAAAATGAGGTACTAGAAAAGGAAGCTCCTCAGAACGATGAATTGTAA
- the TBLA0E03460 gene encoding uncharacterized protein (similar to Saccharomyces cerevisiae YOL087C; ancestral locus Anc_3.115): MSNQSLTLTYALVPPHSRESQDTHILPITKILYPNQSHLKNPGDNTISNDDFYYLTCSRDGSIIKHNCNFDGVPINNKRMLTHSDWVTDIIWGPNMDTFITVSNDFSIVLHLLNNSLGTWDIKITGDHDDYIKAIVHVKSSDDAENFIFATGGLDKLVKVWSLNKLNNEVTLAHTFDNSQINETGSIYCMSSPQENPFEIPYDLIVGDCNGNLIFYSCQSIKEVYRLKNVHKSNIKCMKVLDHSTRLITAGADGCIIIWDITINDGPPKKLGHYKWKHLVWSIYGESLDDLFIGDSSGSLERVSFTDLKKPEMLTIFDPNNSNPHRNHHSEDPNSTNNNNTNSNTNNNNQSIASLNKKTGGILDICVLPTTNTILFSFSSDSNLNKLDLNSKNLTIKKGGFALIRSSLLTNRRHVITENTKGQIQRWDIISCQLLNTFPPIEGSFDEIVMKYTSKEILNHWCVVSIKVGMLFIKLSPRFLNTEIYGSALKNYNIINNIHVNDDERYNVGRILVNSLFNEFISYEIAKDKLYRKAIISKKKDTFFQNNNNNPTNLNPNQSSNLNPNQPSGIINNQTTHLPSSPNVCNFANSNSSSESFRDRKKSQPPSSSPSASPYFFRRSSTPSHKTPTVAGNLSNNLYSQTREHNTATTNSNVNVNHLSYRLDNSTNNTYDDTLISTPNNSFHENSANTTPNKPTFSLPTSPTIAHTHGPPMSANPKNLTINTMSYSTDLKTLGDPKNGMHHERLESPLNTPQANYQSQGNITSPALIGKKIGLFNNDHSPSATTPSGAHLRSLSTGENIPIYSPTPNLINNDKLIDATDRSFGTPLDSNHNSIYTNNASNDFSSNAPSLPGETDFESSRDSSLGPLPTETPVMQRYESALSLAAANNRAKNNEIKKVNSYMSMDIKVTNSKSKEEYMSDLINRMHENYRTQITSNSSTLKILSKKLPDTKITRDLTSPIIEVKSSTLIIIQSWTPNCCGGRVVFTTPLPPSRVSLSGKEVSRKLSGSGNNAIPEEEINNDTSMINDVEKLNTYDFLDYENGNAVNRRSVFEQLEANLPYWFGKVLLNDAKVVKAQKKLNFIIEIWSPHNDASHDNTTKKHIEETTKNSSTYHSMLKFARSKSNGGLTETDLPKIQENNTKLIAPEMIKVKKIKLYIIDRFEGKTPEMRNKTDPNEWLELLCRGKVLDNEMTLNSVKTLYWKSQNDIVIQYRRKPAC; this comes from the coding sequence ATGTCCAATCAATCGTTAACTTTAACATATGCCCTGGTACCTCCTCATTCTAGAGAGTCTCAAGATACTCATATTTTACCAATtaccaaaatattatatccAAATCAGTCCCATTTAAAGAACCCAGGGGACAATACAATCTCCAATGATGATTTCTATTACTTGACATGTTCACGGGACGGTTCCATTATAAAACATAATTGCAATTTCGATGGTGTaccaattaataataaacgTATGCTAACACACTCGGATTGGGTTACCGACATCATATGGGGCCCCAACATGGATACTTTTATCACCGTCTCCAATGATTTCTCCATCGTTTTGCatctattaaataattcattaggCACTTGGGATATTAAAATCACCGGTGACCATGATGATTATATTAAAGCAATCGTACACGTCAAGAGTAGCGATGATGcagaaaattttatatttgcCACTGGTGGGTTGGATAAACTGGTTAAAGTTTGGTCGTTgaacaaattaaataatgaagtcACATTGGCTCATACGTTTGATAATTCACAGATCAATGAAACTGGTTCAATTTATTGCATGTCGTCCCCACAAGAAAATCCATTTGAAATTCCAtatgatttaattgttgGTGATTGTAACGggaatttgatattttattcatgCCAATCAATTAAAGAAGTTTATAGACTGAAAAATGTACACAAAAGCAATATCAAATGCATGAAAGTGTTGGATCATTCTACAAGATTAATAACTGCTGGTGCAGATGgttgtataataatatggGATATTACAATAAATGATGGACCTCCCAAAAAATTGGGCCATTATAAATGGAAACATTTAGTTTGGTCAATCTATGGTGAATCTCTGgatgatttatttattggtGATTCATCAGGCTCATTAGAAAGAGTTAGTTTTactgatttgaaaaaaccAGAAATGCTAACAATATTTGATCCAAACAATTCAAATCCTCATCGTAATCATCATTCTGAAGACCCCAATTCAAcaaataacaacaacacGAATagtaatactaataataataaccaaTCTATTGCCAgtctaaataaaaaaacgGGTGGTATTTTGGATATTTGTGTTCTACCAACTACTAatactattttattttcattttcttctgATTCAAACTTGAATAAATTggatttaaattctaaGAATTTAACTATTAAGAAAGGTGGGTTTGCCTTAATTAGATCTTCATTACTGACAAACAGAAGACATGTTATAACAGAAAATACAAAGGGACAAATTCAAAGATGGGATATTATTTCTTGCCAATTATTAAACACTTTCCCACCAATCGAAGGAAGTTTTGATGAAATCGTAATGAAATATACTTCCAaggaaattttaaatcattggTGTGTTGTGTCCATTAAAGTAGGTATgctatttattaaattaagcCCGAGATTCTTAAACACTGAAATTTATGGTTCAGCtctaaaaaattacaatataattaataacatTCATGtcaatgatgatgaaagaTATAATGTCGGTAGAATCCTtgtaaattctttattcaATGAATTTATCTCTTATGAAATCGCAAAGGATAAACTTTATAGAAAGGCAATTATTTCCAAGAAAAAAGATACTTTCTTccaaaataacaataacaatcCAACAAATCTAAACCCAAATCAAAGTTCAAATTTAAACCCAAATCAACCTTCAggtataataaataatcaaacTACACATTTACCGTCTAGTCCAAATGTTTGCAATTTTGCCAATTCAAATAGCTCTTCAGAATCTTTTAGAGATAGGAAAAAGAGCCAACCtccatcatcatcaccatcAGCATCTCCTTATTTCTTTAGAAGAAGTTCAACACCATCACATAAGACACCAACAGTTGCTGGCAATTTATCAAACAACTTGTACTCACAAACTCGAGAACATAATACGGCTACTACAAACTCTAATGTAAATGTAAATCACTTATCGTACCGCCTAGACAATAGTACAAACAATACCTATGATGATACTCTTATTTCAACACCAAACAATTCCTTCCATGAAAATTCAGCTAATACTACTCCAAATAAGCCAACATTTTCTTTACCAACATCTCCCACTATTGCTCATACTCATGGTCCTCCAATGAGTGCTAATCCTAAGAATTTAACAATTAATACTATGAGTTATTCAACAGACTTAAAGACATTAGGTGACCCCAAGAATGGTATGCATCATGAAAGATTAGAATCTCCTCTAAATACCCCTCAAGCAAATTATCAATCTCAAGGAAATATAACATCTCCTGCTCTTAtaggtaaaaaaataggCTTGTTTAACAATGATCATTCACCTTCTGCTACGACTCCTTCTGGTGCACACTTGAGGTCACTTTCAACTGGtgaaaatattccaatttATTCCCCAACtccaaatttaattaataatgataaattgaTTGATGCCACAGATCGTTCATTTGGGACTCCATTAGACTCCAATCATAATAGCATATATACCAATAATGCAAGTAATGACTTTAGTAGTAATGCCCCCTCATTACCGGGTGAAACTGATTTTGAATCTTCCAGGGATTCTAGTTTAGGGCCATTGCCTACAGAAACTCCCGTAATGCAAAGATATGAGAGTGCCCTTTCATTAGCTGCTGCAAATAACAGGGCTAAAAacaatgaaattaaaaaagtcAATTCCTATATGTCTATGGATATTAAAGttacaaattcaaaatcaaaagaagaatatatGAGCGATTTAATTAATCGAATGCatgaaaattatagaaCTCAAATCACAAGCAATTCTTcaactttaaaaattttgtcTAAAAAATTACCAGATACCAAAATTACTAGAGATTTAACCTCCCCAATAATTGAAGTTAAATCTAGTacattaattattattcagaGTTGGACTCCAAATTGTTGTGGCGGCCGTGTTGTGTTTACAACTCCATTACCACCTTCAAGAGTATCCTTATCCGGGAAAGAAGTGTCAAGAAAGTTAAGTGGATCAGGAAATAATGCAATTcctgaagaagaaatcaACAATGATACATCAATGATAAATGATGTCGAAAAACTAAACACTTATGATTTTCTAGATTATGAGAATGGTAATGCCGTTAATCGTCGGTCAGTCTTTGAACAATTAGAAGCAAATCTACCATACTGGTTTGGTAAGGtgttattaaatgatgCAAAGGTTGTAAAAGCccaaaagaaattaaattttattattgaaatttggTCACCACATAATGATGCTTCTCATGATAATACTACAAAGAAACACATAGAGGAAACTACTAAAAACAGTTCAACATATCACAGTATGTTGAAATTTGCTAGATCAAAATCTAATGGTGGATTGACGGAAACGGATTTGCcaaaaattcaagaaaataataccaaGCTGATTGCTCCTGAAATGATAAAGGTTAAGAAAATTAAGCTCTACATTATTGATAGATTTGAAGGTAAAACACCTGAAATGCGTAATAAGACAGATCCAAATGAATGGCTAGAATTGCTATGCAGAGGCAAAGTTTTAGACAACGAAATGACATTAAATTCTGTGAAAACCTTATACTGGAAGTCCCAGAATGATATTGTTATCCAATATAGAAGAAAACCAGCATGTTGA